A part of Methanohalobium evestigatum Z-7303 genomic DNA contains:
- a CDS encoding methylenetetrahydrofolate reductase: protein MIDNMPSFGQKLKSGEFVVTSEITPPKGSDISSVLKISDTLKGWVDAINITDNNRAVMRMSPLALGKILADTGHNVIMQMTCRDRNRLAIQSDLLGANALGIDSICIMTGDHTTKGDHPGAKPVYDLDSVQLLSMVKKLTQGYDFSGNQLEGTPHFTVGVVSNIDISQKMQMMKLKKKAEMGVDFIQTQAVYDVDQFKEFTESVKHLSVPIIAGIIPLKSANMARFMNNNIPGIKIGDDIISRLEEAKDPVYEGLAISAETINEIRDICNGVHIMPIGKSLNTVTLLEMAGFSPE from the coding sequence ATGATTGATAATATGCCATCATTTGGACAAAAACTCAAATCCGGTGAATTTGTAGTAACATCGGAAATAACACCTCCCAAAGGAAGCGATATATCTTCAGTTCTAAAAATATCTGATACCCTCAAGGGATGGGTTGATGCGATTAATATCACCGATAATAATCGTGCCGTCATGCGTATGTCTCCCTTAGCACTTGGAAAAATCCTTGCTGACACTGGTCATAATGTGATTATGCAGATGACCTGTAGAGACCGTAATCGTCTGGCTATCCAGTCTGACCTTCTCGGTGCCAATGCATTGGGTATTGACAGCATCTGTATAATGACTGGAGACCACACTACAAAAGGAGACCATCCGGGAGCAAAACCAGTGTATGACCTTGATTCTGTCCAGTTGTTGTCTATGGTTAAAAAACTGACACAAGGTTATGATTTTTCTGGTAACCAGCTTGAAGGTACACCGCATTTTACAGTGGGTGTAGTATCAAACATCGATATATCCCAGAAAATGCAGATGATGAAACTTAAAAAGAAGGCTGAAATGGGTGTTGATTTTATCCAGACACAGGCTGTTTATGATGTAGACCAGTTCAAAGAGTTTACAGAATCTGTAAAACATCTGAGTGTACCAATAATTGCTGGTATTATCCCTTTAAAATCGGCTAATATGGCACGTTTTATGAACAATAATATACCCGGTATAAAAATTGGCGATGATATCATATCCCGTCTGGAAGAGGCTAAAGACCCAGTATATGAAGGTCTTGCTATAAGTGCAGAAACCATTAACGAAATTAGAGATATTTGTAATGGAGTTCATATTATGCCGATTGGAAAAAGTTTAAATACGGTAACTCTACTTGAAATGGCTGGTTTTTCTCCTGAATAA
- a CDS encoding transcriptional regulator yields MTKDILIHQIVDVLKRANFVVSKRCNIRPRSFDITARKDDILIFCKALYNIDGLNEETAQEMKSLAKYLDGSALIVGAKTRNQMLEDGVVYIRYGIPALNVQTLYDYFVESVPPLVSAAPGGLYVSIDGDVLREARMSVSMSIGTIASQLGVSRRTISKYEEGGMDASIDIALQLEELFDVALAKSIDVLEFFDNKLQEDEENNEYETKPPEDNILNLISTLGYDVLSTNQAPFRGVSKKDTDVILTGISKYCNSMIKRAELMSSISNVTGSQSVFIIKDQCNLKSESFDSTVFIKRDELNKLLDPEDLLQLIEERMKNNNKSRSESN; encoded by the coding sequence ATGACCAAAGATATCTTAATACATCAGATAGTTGATGTATTAAAACGTGCAAATTTTGTTGTTTCAAAACGGTGTAATATCAGACCTCGAAGTTTTGATATAACCGCAAGAAAGGATGATATTCTCATATTTTGCAAAGCTTTATACAACATTGACGGTCTGAATGAAGAAACTGCCCAAGAGATGAAATCTCTGGCTAAATACCTCGATGGTTCAGCATTAATTGTAGGTGCAAAGACACGTAATCAAATGCTTGAAGACGGAGTAGTGTATATAAGGTATGGTATACCGGCTCTAAATGTGCAAACTTTATATGATTACTTTGTGGAATCAGTTCCCCCGTTGGTGTCAGCAGCACCAGGAGGATTGTATGTTTCAATAGATGGAGACGTATTAAGAGAAGCAAGAATGTCGGTCTCCATGTCAATAGGAACTATTGCATCCCAACTTGGAGTGTCCAGAAGAACAATCAGCAAATATGAAGAAGGAGGCATGGATGCATCTATCGATATTGCCCTCCAGCTTGAAGAGCTGTTTGATGTTGCACTTGCTAAATCCATAGATGTACTGGAATTTTTTGATAATAAGTTACAGGAGGATGAAGAAAATAATGAATACGAAACCAAACCTCCCGAAGATAACATATTAAATTTAATATCAACACTCGGATACGATGTGCTTTCTACAAATCAAGCACCGTTTAGAGGTGTATCCAAAAAAGATACAGATGTGATTCTGACAGGAATAAGTAAATACTGCAATTCCATGATAAAAAGGGCTGAACTTATGAGTAGCATTTCCAATGTAACAGGTTCACAATCGGTATTCATAATAAAAGACCAGTGCAATTTAAAATCCGAGTCTTTCGACAGTACAGTGTTTATCAAAAGGGATGAACTCAATAAACTGTTAGATCCTGAAGACCTGCTACAACTTATAGAAGAGAGAATGAAAAATAACAATAAAAGTAGAAGTGAAAGCAATTAA
- the purN gene encoding phosphoribosylglycinamide formyltransferase, whose product MVVNIAVLASGRGTNLQSIINNVENGYIHDANIKAVISDVRDAHALERAKKYGISAVFIDPSEFSDKSEYEKELIKKLEEFNTDLVLLAGFMRILGNKFVRFYKHRILNIHPSLLPAFKGLRAQKQALDYGVKVSGCTVHYVTEDMDSGPIILQECVPVYEDDTEETLENRILQEEHEIYPEAVKLWVEGKV is encoded by the coding sequence ATGGTTGTAAATATTGCAGTTCTGGCTTCGGGAAGAGGTACAAATCTACAGTCGATAATCAATAATGTGGAGAATGGCTACATTCATGACGCCAATATTAAGGCGGTTATCAGTGATGTTAGAGATGCCCATGCACTGGAACGTGCAAAAAAATATGGGATTAGTGCAGTTTTTATAGATCCATCAGAGTTTTCAGACAAATCAGAATATGAAAAAGAGCTAATTAAAAAATTAGAAGAATTTAACACCGACCTTGTTCTTCTGGCAGGATTTATGCGTATTCTTGGGAATAAATTTGTACGGTTTTATAAACACAGGATTCTTAATATTCATCCTTCATTATTGCCAGCTTTTAAAGGTCTTAGAGCACAAAAACAGGCACTTGATTACGGTGTAAAAGTATCTGGATGCACAGTACATTATGTTACCGAAGATATGGATTCTGGACCTATTATATTACAGGAATGTGTACCTGTTTATGAAGACGATACTGAAGAAACACTGGAAAACAGGATACTGCAAGAGGAACATGAGATTTACCCGGAAGCTGTAAAGTTGTGGGTTGAGGGTAAAGTTTAA
- a CDS encoding MBL fold metallo-hydrolase, which yields MKISEQLIDLGIFVYRQKNATGTFKPHLSISFRSKKGRLHTFSIDTTRIPEKYTQPDAYLITHAHGDHHGKSAMLSNRSLCSDKTALALEARYGKKFNGKSVKIGETIDVGDVSIYTYPTEHTVGSTAFYWENDVGTRILVTGDVKDASSLPDCDVLITEANYGDPADLKCHFSDDLDGFRDIFESCNRVAFGAYAFGKAQRTVELLRNVGYNGAIEMEENTLNLTQLLLDNPGELSGIGESDNNEVCVVPPHYLDDLPEDISKYNVTGRINKNQVYPSIQISDHLDAFGLVDMVKSINPEITIVYHPKGHRPSKFSDYLNSIGIDSISIDNINNVLSNEFI from the coding sequence ATGAAAATATCAGAACAATTAATAGATCTTGGAATTTTTGTTTACCGGCAAAAAAACGCAACAGGCACATTTAAACCGCACCTTTCCATAAGTTTCAGGTCCAAAAAGGGGAGGTTACATACTTTTTCTATTGATACAACCCGAATACCTGAAAAATATACACAGCCTGATGCATATCTTATAACACATGCACATGGAGACCATCACGGCAAATCTGCAATGCTTTCAAACCGTTCATTATGTTCTGATAAGACAGCACTTGCACTGGAAGCCAGATATGGTAAGAAATTCAATGGTAAATCGGTTAAAATAGGTGAAACAATAGATGTCGGTGATGTGTCCATCTACACCTATCCCACCGAACATACGGTAGGTTCAACTGCATTTTACTGGGAAAATGATGTAGGTACACGTATATTGGTAACAGGTGATGTAAAAGATGCATCCTCTCTACCAGATTGTGATGTCTTGATAACAGAGGCAAATTATGGAGACCCTGCGGATTTAAAGTGCCACTTTAGTGATGATCTGGATGGTTTTAGGGATATTTTTGAAAGCTGTAATCGGGTAGCCTTCGGTGCATATGCATTTGGAAAAGCCCAGAGAACCGTAGAACTTCTTAGAAACGTGGGATATAACGGAGCCATAGAAATGGAGGAGAATACTCTGAACCTGACACAGCTTTTACTTGATAATCCGGGTGAACTTTCAGGTATCGGAGAGTCCGACAATAATGAGGTGTGTGTAGTTCCTCCTCACTATTTGGATGACCTGCCGGAAGATATATCAAAGTACAATGTAACCGGAAGAATAAACAAAAATCAGGTGTATCCGTCAATCCAAATAAGCGATCACCTTGATGCGTTTGGACTTGTTGATATGGTAAAATCAATAAACCCTGAAATTACTATTGTATATCATCCAAAGGGACACAGACCATCAAAATTTTCGGATTATTTGAATTCCATAGGTATTGATTCTATATCCATTGATAACATCAACAATGTTTTGAGCAATGAATTTATTTAA
- the trxA gene encoding thioredoxin, with protein sequence MNKMGKPILLDFSATWCGPCKMQKPIIDDLKEKYGDQVDIKEVDVDENGEMARNYNVMAVPTIVIEKDGEEVKRFTGLKQADVLSAELDKLL encoded by the coding sequence GTGAACAAAATGGGTAAACCAATATTATTAGATTTCAGTGCCACATGGTGTGGACCGTGTAAGATGCAAAAACCAATTATTGATGATCTTAAAGAAAAATATGGAGATCAGGTAGACATCAAAGAAGTAGATGTTGATGAAAATGGTGAAATGGCAAGGAACTACAATGTTATGGCAGTACCTACCATTGTAATCGAAAAAGATGGTGAAGAAGTCAAACGATTCACAGGATTAAAACAGGCAGATGTCCTGAGTGCAGAACTGGATAAACTTTTATAA
- the cofE gene encoding coenzyme F420-0:L-glutamate ligase — MEINCPNMQMFGIKTPIIKSGDDILKAVGAGFENAGISPQDNDILILAESAVATAEHRMIKLSDVKTSEMAKEYAQKYEIDPREMELILQECDEIIGGVPGAVLTITRGNLSPNAGIDSSNAPDGYVILLPENAQKSAESIREGINKQFFCNLGVIIGDSRTQPMRLGCVGIALGTSGIVPVEDARGCQDLYGKSLNITHKATADNLVSAAQIIMGEAGECTPAILVRGAPVDIVNESVEMHLFSRNECMYYSNISKNNKSLSKCQ; from the coding sequence ATGGAAATTAATTGCCCTAACATGCAAATGTTTGGAATAAAAACACCGATTATAAAATCCGGAGACGATATTTTAAAAGCTGTTGGAGCTGGGTTTGAAAATGCAGGAATTAGCCCACAGGATAATGATATACTTATACTGGCAGAATCAGCGGTTGCAACTGCTGAACATCGAATGATAAAACTTAGTGATGTCAAAACCAGTGAAATGGCTAAAGAATACGCTCAAAAATATGAAATTGACCCCAGAGAAATGGAACTTATTCTTCAGGAATGTGATGAAATAATAGGTGGTGTACCTGGTGCTGTACTTACCATTACAAGGGGAAATCTCTCACCAAACGCGGGAATTGATAGCTCTAATGCACCTGATGGTTATGTAATACTTTTGCCGGAAAACGCACAAAAAAGTGCAGAATCAATCAGGGAGGGTATAAATAAACAATTTTTCTGCAATTTAGGGGTTATCATAGGAGATAGCAGAACCCAGCCGATGAGGCTTGGATGTGTAGGAATTGCACTTGGTACATCTGGTATTGTGCCTGTAGAAGATGCTCGAGGATGTCAGGATTTATACGGCAAGTCTTTAAACATTACACATAAAGCAACAGCTGATAACCTCGTATCTGCTGCCCAGATTATTATGGGTGAGGCGGGAGAATGTACCCCTGCTATCCTTGTAAGAGGTGCACCTGTAGACATTGTGAACGAATCGGTAGAAATGCACCTTTTTTCAAGAAACGAATGCATGTATTACAGTAATATAAGTAAAAACAACAAATCTCTGTCTAAATGTCAATAA
- the glyA gene encoding serine hydroxymethyltransferase: MSYISEIDPEIAEAMELEAKRQDYKLNLIASENYTSRAVMEAQGSIMTNKYAEGYSGKRYYGGCEYVDIAENLAIDRAKQIFGAEHVNVQPHSGSNANMAVYFSVLEYGDTIMAMDLSQGGHLSHGSPVNFTGKFYNVVPYGVNKETETIDYDELMDIAKENKPKMIVAGASAYSREIDFKRFREIADEVGAYLLADIAHIAGLVAAGVHQNPVPYADFVTTTTHKTLRGPRGGMIMCSEDYAKAIDKTVFPGIQGGPLMHVIAGKAVAFKEAQTPQFKKDLEQTVKNAKALCKNLEDRGFTIVSGDTDNHMMLVNLNDFDITGKDAETVFSKAGIVLNKNTIPSETRGPFITSGVRVGTPPITTRGMKESEMEDVADFLKQAIDNRNDDSELEKISADVQQFASSYPIYK, from the coding sequence ATGTCATATATTTCAGAAATTGACCCAGAAATTGCTGAAGCAATGGAATTAGAAGCAAAACGTCAGGATTATAAATTAAACTTAATAGCATCTGAAAATTATACAAGCCGCGCTGTGATGGAAGCGCAGGGCTCTATTATGACCAATAAATATGCAGAGGGTTATTCTGGCAAGCGCTACTATGGTGGATGTGAGTATGTAGACATCGCTGAAAACCTTGCCATTGATAGAGCCAAACAGATTTTTGGTGCTGAACATGTAAATGTACAGCCACATTCAGGTTCTAATGCCAATATGGCTGTATATTTTTCAGTACTTGAATATGGTGACACCATAATGGCGATGGACCTGAGTCAGGGAGGTCATCTTTCTCATGGAAGTCCTGTTAATTTCACAGGTAAATTCTACAATGTTGTACCCTATGGTGTGAACAAAGAAACAGAAACGATTGACTATGATGAATTGATGGATATTGCAAAGGAAAACAAACCTAAAATGATTGTTGCAGGTGCTTCTGCATATTCAAGAGAGATTGATTTTAAACGTTTCAGAGAAATCGCAGATGAGGTAGGTGCCTACCTGCTTGCAGATATTGCTCATATAGCAGGACTGGTGGCAGCAGGTGTGCATCAGAATCCAGTGCCATATGCTGATTTTGTGACTACTACCACCCATAAGACACTCAGGGGTCCCAGGGGTGGTATGATTATGTGTAGTGAAGATTACGCAAAAGCTATTGACAAAACAGTGTTCCCAGGTATACAAGGAGGACCCCTGATGCATGTGATTGCCGGGAAAGCTGTAGCTTTTAAGGAAGCACAGACTCCTCAATTCAAAAAAGACCTAGAACAAACAGTTAAAAATGCAAAAGCATTGTGTAAAAACCTGGAGGACAGAGGATTTACCATCGTATCAGGGGATACGGATAACCATATGATGCTTGTAAACCTCAATGACTTTGATATAACAGGTAAGGATGCTGAAACAGTGTTTAGCAAGGCTGGAATTGTTTTAAATAAGAATACAATCCCGTCTGAAACACGAGGACCGTTTATTACCAGCGGAGTAAGGGTAGGTACTCCTCCTATTACAACAAGAGGTATGAAAGAGTCTGAGATGGAGGATGTTGCAGATTTCCTCAAACAGGCGATTGACAACAGAAATGATGATTCAGAACTTGAGAAGATATCTGCAGATGTCCAGCAATTTGCCAGCAGTTACCCGATTTATAAATAA
- a CDS encoding methylenetetrahydrofolate reductase C-terminal domain-containing protein, which yields MIISSSKSFEEILESLKGENKIFVIGCDVCAAKMHTGGEPEVKDMCARLEKAGKNVVGWALPTGTCSIHSYGSLVEKNTNIKKADAILVMACGSGTSIIAKLVDVPVYPANNTDSLGGIYQGNVFHAQCAMCGNCTIADFGGICPTAQCPKGLLNGPCGGSMSGKCEVNSDMDCVWELIYQRLEKLGRLDLLEKVIEPKDNVEDNSV from the coding sequence ATGATTATCTCGTCATCCAAATCATTTGAAGAAATACTGGAATCCTTAAAAGGTGAAAATAAAATATTTGTTATCGGATGTGATGTATGTGCAGCCAAAATGCACACAGGAGGGGAACCTGAAGTAAAAGATATGTGTGCACGTCTTGAAAAAGCAGGTAAAAATGTTGTAGGCTGGGCCCTACCAACCGGAACCTGTAGTATCCATTCATATGGTTCCCTTGTGGAAAAAAACACCAATATAAAAAAAGCAGATGCCATTCTTGTGATGGCATGTGGAAGCGGGACCTCAATAATTGCAAAACTTGTAGATGTACCAGTATATCCCGCAAACAATACTGATTCACTTGGAGGTATCTATCAGGGTAATGTGTTTCATGCCCAGTGTGCCATGTGTGGTAATTGTACAATCGCTGATTTTGGAGGTATATGTCCAACGGCTCAATGTCCCAAGGGGCTTTTAAACGGACCCTGTGGAGGTTCAATGAGTGGTAAGTGTGAAGTAAATTCTGATATGGACTGTGTCTGGGAACTCATATATCAAAGACTTGAAAAACTTGGTAGGCTCGATTTACTGGAAAAAGTAATTGAACCAAAGGATAACGTGGAAGATAATAGTGTATAA
- the folP gene encoding dihydropteroate synthase, with protein sequence MDGTGKIMAVDSDICGLKVGDEHPVRLMGVINLSQESFYKNSVIDKDSIINTAQDMVDKGATMIDVGGRSTWPLAEKITKKQETERLLPALEELKGNVDAVISVDTMFADIAEESLKRGVDVVNDVSGLTADSRMVDLIADYDCPAVVMASYQTPGDPFGMDAVMDSLSSIIKKAESKDIDPNKLILDPAFGKWVPEKDPIYDFETADQFERLKIFEKPLLAAVSRKSMIKAVTGKPAEERLYGSLAATSLVVHKGADIIRTHDIHQTKDVVDVAKAIRSRSPYVRKNGFEVSVLDVNHPSDAAYLIQSIGATTSGSNVMKKKSVYRVLRINNITTTEALIIKQEMLARGADAAISRDAVSHEDESTDVILMGTLLQIEQLVDKLSCQARNLPLIADMIEETLEQYTDTKYLYQ encoded by the coding sequence ATGGATGGAACCGGTAAAATCATGGCTGTTGATTCTGATATATGTGGACTTAAGGTTGGAGATGAGCATCCTGTACGTTTAATGGGCGTTATAAATCTAAGTCAGGAATCTTTCTATAAAAACTCGGTAATCGATAAAGATTCTATAATTAACACTGCTCAGGATATGGTTGATAAAGGAGCAACCATGATTGATGTGGGCGGACGTTCCACATGGCCGCTGGCTGAAAAGATAACCAAGAAACAGGAAACAGAACGGTTGCTTCCAGCACTGGAAGAACTTAAAGGTAATGTGGATGCTGTTATTTCTGTAGATACCATGTTTGCAGACATTGCCGAAGAATCATTGAAACGGGGTGTAGACGTTGTAAATGATGTTTCAGGTTTAACTGCTGATTCCAGGATGGTAGATTTGATTGCTGATTATGATTGTCCTGCAGTTGTAATGGCATCCTATCAAACACCCGGTGACCCTTTCGGTATGGATGCAGTTATGGATTCGCTTAGTTCGATAATAAAAAAAGCAGAATCAAAAGATATTGATCCCAATAAACTAATACTTGACCCGGCGTTTGGTAAATGGGTGCCTGAAAAAGACCCAATATATGATTTTGAGACCGCTGATCAGTTTGAACGCCTCAAAATATTTGAAAAGCCGCTACTTGCAGCAGTATCACGTAAATCCATGATAAAGGCAGTAACAGGAAAACCTGCAGAAGAACGTCTGTATGGTAGTCTTGCAGCTACATCTTTGGTAGTACACAAGGGTGCGGATATAATAAGAACTCATGATATACACCAGACAAAAGATGTTGTTGATGTAGCAAAAGCAATACGAAGCCGTAGTCCATATGTCAGGAAAAACGGGTTTGAAGTATCGGTCCTGGACGTAAATCATCCATCGGATGCGGCTTACCTGATTCAATCAATCGGTGCTACTACATCGGGTTCCAACGTTATGAAGAAAAAATCAGTTTACCGCGTGCTTAGGATTAACAACATCACAACCACTGAAGCGCTTATTATAAAACAGGAAATGCTTGCAAGGGGAGCAGATGCAGCAATCTCTCGTGATGCGGTATCTCATGAGGATGAATCTACTGATGTGATACTTATGGGAACATTGTTGCAGATAGAACAACTTGTGGACAAACTGTCCTGTCAGGCACGGAATCTTCCCTTAATTGCGGATATGATTGAAGAGACACTGGAACAGTATACAGATACAAAGTACCTCTATCAATAA
- the thiC gene encoding phosphomethylpyrimidine synthase ThiC — protein MEDVMSATQIDCARDGILTPEMKYVAEAENLDETTILSYVANGKLVIMTRDKNPPVAIGKGVTTKINVNLGTSSANVDPGSEIEKVKIADRYGADTITDLSMGGNISYIRSRVFENTTIPITTVPIYQSIVEHGMNNVTSKDIFSTLEKHVDEGVSSVVLHCVDNNTLGKLKGSERVMGMVSKGGSFTSVFMLTNECKNPFIQNFDAVLEILRKNDVVLSLGNTMRSGCIHDLSDDAQMSEIETNIHLANRANEKGVQVIVEGTGGHVQANDIPDTVRYYKSLSEYPLFVAGPLPIDVALGYDHIAGSVGASMASGAGADYLCYITPSGHLALPTPEQVREGLVAFKIAGHIGDTIKYGMSDRDLMLSVKRRKFDWDGQIEMAIDPDKPKEMCPMEGPCTMCGEYCAIKIMQNYLSGDNRYGN, from the coding sequence ATGGAAGATGTTATGAGCGCCACACAAATAGACTGTGCACGTGATGGAATATTAACTCCTGAAATGAAATACGTTGCAGAGGCAGAAAATCTTGATGAAACAACAATCCTTTCGTATGTGGCAAATGGCAAACTTGTCATAATGACAAGGGATAAAAATCCACCAGTAGCCATAGGAAAAGGTGTAACCACCAAAATAAATGTTAATCTTGGCACTTCATCAGCCAATGTTGACCCGGGTTCTGAAATTGAAAAAGTAAAAATTGCAGATAGGTATGGTGCAGATACAATAACCGATCTTTCAATGGGCGGAAACATCTCATATATACGTAGTAGAGTATTTGAAAACACAACCATCCCTATTACAACAGTTCCTATTTATCAGTCTATAGTGGAACACGGAATGAATAATGTGACATCTAAGGATATATTCTCTACACTTGAAAAACATGTGGATGAAGGAGTAAGTTCCGTTGTTCTGCACTGTGTAGACAATAATACACTTGGTAAACTAAAGGGTTCAGAAAGAGTTATGGGTATGGTCTCAAAAGGTGGATCATTTACCAGTGTATTTATGCTGACCAATGAATGTAAAAACCCATTCATTCAAAATTTTGATGCTGTCCTTGAAATCCTGAGAAAAAATGATGTGGTGCTTTCACTCGGTAATACCATGAGAAGCGGATGTATCCATGACCTTTCTGACGATGCACAAATGTCGGAAATAGAAACCAATATCCATCTTGCAAACAGGGCAAATGAAAAAGGTGTACAGGTGATTGTGGAAGGTACAGGTGGACATGTTCAGGCAAATGATATTCCTGATACAGTTAGATACTACAAATCCCTGTCTGAATACCCTCTTTTTGTGGCAGGACCTCTGCCTATAGATGTAGCTCTTGGATACGACCATATAGCAGGTTCTGTAGGTGCCAGTATGGCAAGTGGAGCAGGAGCTGATTATCTCTGCTACATAACACCATCTGGACATCTTGCACTGCCCACACCGGAACAGGTCAGAGAAGGACTGGTTGCGTTTAAAATCGCTGGTCATATAGGGGATACAATAAAATACGGTATGAGTGACAGAGATTTGATGCTGTCTGTGAAACGGAGAAAGTTTGACTGGGACGGTCAAATAGAAATGGCGATTGATCCGGATAAACCTAAAGAAATGTGTCCAATGGAAGGTCCCTGTACAATGTGTGGGGAATATTGTGCTATAAAAATCATGCAAAACTATCTCTCTGGAGATAATAGATATGGAAATTAA
- a CDS encoding EMC6-like membrane protein, with protein sequence MSESTPQKQGKGKKEGTEEQESTSKVKSPEAFEKTPEQRRKDRVEGIIKTAVASILGIIAGVVAEYILGTGEGTTWYAIIVIIAIVTYYIQRVIYPQINISTKEFGLKDWFYVEFLVVDFALVTWVLMLN encoded by the coding sequence TTGAGTGAATCAACCCCCCAAAAACAGGGAAAAGGAAAAAAAGAAGGAACAGAGGAACAGGAAAGTACCAGTAAAGTGAAGAGTCCTGAAGCATTTGAAAAAACACCGGAACAAAGAAGAAAAGACCGGGTAGAAGGAATTATTAAAACTGCAGTTGCGTCAATACTTGGTATAATAGCAGGAGTTGTTGCTGAGTATATTTTGGGAACCGGTGAAGGTACCACATGGTATGCAATAATAGTCATAATAGCGATTGTTACCTATTATATACAGCGTGTTATCTACCCTCAGATAAACATCAGCACAAAAGAGTTTGGACTTAAAGATTGGTTTTATGTGGAGTTTCTCGTAGTAGATTTTGCACTGGTCACCTGGGTATTGATGCTGAATTAA
- a CDS encoding bifunctional methylenetetrahydrofolate dehydrogenase/methenyltetrahydrofolate cyclohydrolase gives MPEGQNYDPKIIDGRSLSKKIESEVSSKVQNLKDRYNITPSLSTIVVGDDPASKMYVKLKHKACDRVGIIAEDHFLSEDTTQDELIELVHSLNSRDDIHGILVQLPLPEHINEQKVMMEIDPLKDADGFHPQNMGNLLIGNEEFVPCTPKGIMTALEEYDVGIEGSDVVVVGHSNVVGKPMATMLLNRNATVSVCHVYTSNLNRYTVNADILIVATGVKHLIKSDMVKEGVVVIDAGISKEGDKVYGDVDFDNVKQKASLITPVPGGVGPLTIATLMQHVLKSAQNKI, from the coding sequence ATGCCGGAAGGGCAAAATTACGACCCAAAAATAATCGATGGACGCTCATTGTCCAAAAAAATAGAATCAGAAGTAAGTTCTAAAGTTCAGAATTTAAAAGACCGGTATAATATAACCCCCAGTCTCTCTACTATTGTAGTGGGAGATGACCCGGCATCCAAGATGTATGTTAAATTAAAACATAAAGCCTGTGACAGAGTAGGAATAATTGCAGAGGATCACTTCCTTTCCGAAGATACAACACAGGATGAACTTATTGAACTGGTTCATAGTCTAAACAGCCGTGACGACATTCACGGTATACTTGTGCAGCTCCCTCTGCCTGAACACATCAATGAGCAGAAAGTAATGATGGAAATCGACCCTTTAAAAGATGCTGATGGCTTCCATCCTCAGAATATGGGCAACCTTTTAATTGGAAATGAGGAATTTGTTCCCTGTACCCCAAAAGGGATAATGACCGCACTTGAGGAATACGATGTTGGTATTGAAGGAAGTGATGTGGTTGTGGTAGGTCACAGCAATGTGGTAGGTAAGCCAATGGCAACCATGCTTTTAAACCGGAATGCAACAGTTTCGGTTTGTCATGTATATACCAGTAATCTCAACCGATATACAGTAAACGCTGATATACTTATAGTAGCAACCGGTGTAAAACATCTTATAAAATCTGATATGGTAAAAGAAGGGGTAGTGGTAATTGATGCAGGAATATCAAAAGAGGGAGACAAGGTCTATGGAGATGTTGATTTTGATAATGTAAAACAGAAAGCATCACTTATAACACCTGTTCCCGGTGGAGTGGGTCCGTTGACCATTGCCACTTTGATGCAGCATGTTCTCAAATCTGCGCAAAATAAAATCTGA